From the genome of Amycolatopsis sp. NBC_01488, one region includes:
- a CDS encoding amino acid ABC transporter ATP-binding protein encodes MTADFMVDVRGVHKSFGALTVLDGVDLQVRQGEVTVLLGPSGSGKSTLLRLINHLERADRGFISVGGELMGYRRSGDRLHELKEREILKQRTRIGFVFQNFNLFGHLTVLENVVEAPVSAQRRPRAEAEAKARELLVRVGLAEKTAEYPRRLSGGQQQRVAIARALALEPDVLLFDEPTSALDPELVGEVLEVIRDLAKAGTTMVVVTHELGFAREVADTVVFLDEGRVVEHGPPAQVLDHPRHARTRAFVDKVL; translated from the coding sequence ATGACCGCGGACTTCATGGTGGACGTCCGGGGCGTCCACAAGAGCTTCGGGGCGCTGACCGTGCTGGACGGCGTCGATCTCCAGGTGCGCCAGGGTGAGGTGACTGTGCTCCTGGGACCGTCCGGGTCCGGGAAGTCGACGCTGCTGCGGCTGATCAACCACCTCGAACGTGCCGACCGCGGCTTCATCAGCGTCGGCGGGGAGCTGATGGGCTACCGGCGGTCCGGCGACCGCCTGCACGAACTGAAGGAGCGCGAGATCCTCAAGCAGCGCACCAGGATCGGGTTCGTGTTCCAGAACTTCAACCTGTTCGGGCACCTGACGGTGCTGGAGAACGTCGTCGAGGCGCCGGTTTCCGCGCAACGCCGTCCGCGCGCCGAAGCCGAGGCGAAGGCGCGAGAGCTGCTCGTCCGCGTCGGGCTCGCGGAGAAGACAGCCGAGTACCCGCGGCGGTTGTCCGGCGGGCAGCAGCAGCGGGTCGCGATCGCGCGGGCGCTGGCGCTCGAACCGGACGTCCTGCTGTTCGACGAACCCACCTCGGCGCTCGATCCGGAGTTGGTCGGCGAGGTCCTGGAAGTCATCCGCGACCTGGCGAAGGCGGGCACGACCATGGTCGTCGTCACCCACGAGCTGGGCTTCGCGCGCGAAGTCGCCGACACCGTCGTGTTCCTCGACGAGGGCCGCGTGGTCGAACACGGCCCGCCTGCTCAGGTGCTCGACCACCCCCGTCACGCCCGGACCCGGGCCTTCGTCGACAAAGTCCTTTGA
- a CDS encoding LLM class flavin-dependent oxidoreductase encodes MTARLHLGVFYTGVGPQFLWDDPSNAPHTEIETYVSVARTLERGLFDAFFLGEGLRVRENRGRVHALDVAGRPDVITQLSALAAATTRIGLVATQNTTYNFPADLARRLSSLDFLSGGRAGWNIVTTDNAWTGANFRHGGWLAHERRYERAEQFVEAALALWSGGGLVDRHTDLVNVRAAPTVPPSPQGRPVLFQAGDSPGGRELAAKYADVAFSANTAYDQALAYAEDLRARLARHGRPADAVRILPGATVVLGDTPADAAERAQDIRRRQITPQRALAFLEQYWGQDLSAYDPHGPLPDVEPVEGELDPSRGTISIADRTGKLDRIRQWRQLAEAKKLSIHQLVLEVQPRQHGFVGTPGQVADEWARYVHTRAVDGFNVSPHLVPAALDDIVDRLVPELQDRGVYRTEYEGTTLREHLELP; translated from the coding sequence ATGACCGCGCGGCTGCACCTCGGCGTGTTCTACACCGGCGTCGGCCCGCAGTTCCTGTGGGACGACCCGTCGAACGCGCCGCACACCGAGATCGAGACCTACGTGTCGGTGGCGCGGACCCTCGAGCGCGGGCTGTTCGACGCGTTCTTCCTGGGCGAAGGGCTGCGGGTGCGGGAGAACCGCGGCCGCGTGCACGCCCTCGACGTCGCCGGCCGCCCGGACGTGATCACCCAGCTGAGCGCACTGGCCGCCGCCACCACGCGCATCGGGCTGGTCGCCACCCAGAACACCACCTACAACTTCCCCGCCGACCTCGCCCGCCGACTGTCCTCTTTGGACTTCCTGTCCGGCGGCCGGGCGGGCTGGAACATCGTCACCACCGACAACGCCTGGACCGGCGCCAACTTCCGCCACGGCGGCTGGCTGGCCCACGAACGCCGGTACGAACGCGCCGAGCAGTTCGTCGAAGCGGCCCTCGCGCTCTGGTCCGGCGGCGGGCTGGTCGATCGGCACACCGATCTGGTCAACGTGCGGGCGGCCCCGACCGTGCCGCCCAGCCCGCAGGGCCGGCCGGTGCTGTTCCAGGCCGGCGACTCCCCCGGTGGCCGCGAACTGGCGGCGAAGTACGCGGACGTCGCCTTCTCGGCCAACACCGCCTACGACCAGGCTCTCGCCTACGCCGAAGACCTGCGCGCCCGCCTCGCCCGCCACGGCCGGCCCGCCGACGCCGTCCGGATCCTGCCCGGTGCGACCGTCGTGCTCGGCGACACCCCCGCCGACGCGGCCGAGCGCGCGCAGGACATCCGGCGGCGCCAGATCACGCCGCAGCGCGCGCTGGCGTTCCTCGAACAGTACTGGGGCCAGGACCTGTCGGCCTACGACCCGCACGGCCCGCTACCGGACGTCGAACCGGTGGAAGGCGAACTCGACCCGTCGCGCGGAACGATCTCGATCGCCGACCGGACCGGGAAGCTCGACCGGATCCGGCAGTGGCGGCAGCTGGCGGAGGCGAAGAAGCTGTCCATCCACCAGCTCGTGCTGGAGGTCCAGCCGCGCCAGCACGGTTTCGTCGGCACGCCGGGGCAGGTCGCCGACGAGTGGGCGCGCTATGTCCACACCCGCGCGGTGGACGGGTTCAACGTCAGCCCACACCTGGTCCCGGCGGCGCTCGACGACATCGTCGACCGGCTGGTGCCCGAGCTGCAGGACCGCGGTGTCTACCGCACCGAGTACGAAGGCACGACGTTGCGCGAGCACCTGGAGCTGCCTTAG
- a CDS encoding sensor histidine kinase — translation MTGLRTTSLRRRVTVTVLVVLAVVLVAVGLVVDTVFRAQAERDVNAVLTARVQLAQQLAKQNVAPQNLLRRLETRGVRASLALPDGTFFGAADPPADDRIRQVRATLSGPARIDGAKLTLTADESLVATAEQNLRWVLLGTGLVALLVAAVALLLAVRFALAPLDAMTRLARTIVSGGRGGRLAPERTGTELGRAAAAFDSALDALEGAERAARASEARTRQFVADAAHELRTPLAGVQAAAEALLQQPSDAPAEQRERLQLLVVRESRRAGQLVADLLDLARLDAGAQLDRVPVPLLEIVRAQAEQVRLTAPDVVVEVSGPDTRVLGDRARLTQIVANLTGNAVRAMDGRGTLSLEVTGDGITVTDTGPGVPGPDRERIFDRLVRLDAARGGEGGSGLGLPIARGFARAHGGDLWCEAAPGGGARFRLAGLPQLDGRE, via the coding sequence GTGACCGGCCTGCGGACGACGTCGCTGCGCCGCCGGGTCACCGTCACCGTGCTGGTGGTCCTGGCGGTGGTGCTGGTCGCCGTCGGGCTCGTCGTCGACACGGTGTTCCGCGCGCAGGCCGAGCGGGACGTCAACGCCGTGCTGACCGCGCGGGTCCAGCTGGCCCAGCAGCTGGCGAAGCAGAACGTGGCCCCGCAGAACCTGCTGCGGCGCCTGGAAACGCGCGGCGTGCGGGCGTCGCTGGCGCTGCCCGACGGGACGTTCTTCGGCGCGGCGGATCCGCCGGCGGACGACCGGATCCGCCAGGTGCGGGCGACCCTGTCCGGTCCCGCGCGGATCGACGGCGCGAAGCTGACCCTGACCGCCGACGAGTCGCTGGTGGCGACGGCCGAGCAGAACCTGCGCTGGGTGCTGCTCGGCACCGGCCTGGTGGCCCTGCTCGTCGCCGCGGTCGCGTTGCTGCTGGCCGTCCGGTTCGCGCTGGCGCCGCTCGACGCGATGACGCGGCTGGCGCGCACGATCGTCTCCGGCGGGCGCGGCGGCCGGCTGGCACCCGAGCGCACCGGCACCGAGCTGGGGCGGGCGGCAGCCGCGTTCGACTCCGCGCTCGACGCCCTCGAAGGCGCGGAGCGGGCGGCGCGGGCGTCGGAAGCGCGCACGCGCCAGTTCGTCGCGGATGCGGCCCACGAGCTGCGCACCCCGCTGGCCGGGGTCCAGGCGGCGGCCGAGGCGTTGCTGCAGCAGCCGTCCGACGCACCCGCCGAGCAGCGGGAGCGGTTGCAGCTGCTGGTGGTCCGCGAGTCGCGGCGGGCCGGGCAGCTCGTGGCGGACCTGCTCGACCTCGCCCGGCTCGACGCGGGCGCGCAGCTGGACCGGGTGCCGGTTCCGTTGCTCGAAATCGTGCGGGCCCAGGCCGAGCAGGTGCGGCTGACCGCGCCGGACGTCGTGGTCGAGGTGTCCGGGCCGGACACCCGCGTGCTCGGCGACCGCGCGCGGCTCACGCAGATCGTGGCGAACCTGACCGGCAACGCGGTGCGCGCGATGGACGGCCGCGGGACGCTGTCGCTCGAGGTCACCGGAGACGGGATCACGGTGACCGACACCGGACCCGGCGTGCCGGGACCGGACCGTGAGCGGATCTTCGACCGCTTGGTGCGTCTCGACGCGGCTCGCGGCGGCGAAGGCGGATCCGGCCTGGGGCTGCCGATCGCCCGCGGGTTCGCCCGCGCCCACGGCGGCGACCTGTGGTGCGAGGCGGCCCCGGGCGGCGGCGCGCGGTTCCGGCTGGCCGGCCTCCCGCAGCTCGACGGTCGTGAGTGA
- a CDS encoding alpha/beta fold hydrolase, with protein MTDIVLVHGAWSDSSVWEGVGEALKREGHRVLAVSLPLTSLADDVVATRRSVEACDGGVVLVGHSYGGAVISEAARGEGRVRALVFVAAYAPDEGESIAELSGRGATTPGRDAIRFGSDGWTSLDPARFRDALAADVPPERVRELARTQKATHSACLGAPAGRGAWHDLPSSYVLSAEDRILDPGLQRWFAQRAGATVVELAASHLSPVSRPEPVAAAISAAARGSGLG; from the coding sequence ATGACGGACATCGTGCTGGTGCACGGAGCATGGAGTGACTCGTCGGTCTGGGAGGGAGTGGGAGAAGCCTTGAAGCGCGAGGGCCATCGCGTGCTGGCGGTGTCGCTTCCGCTCACCTCGCTCGCCGACGACGTCGTCGCGACCCGGAGGTCCGTCGAGGCGTGTGACGGCGGCGTGGTGCTGGTCGGCCATTCGTACGGCGGCGCCGTGATCTCCGAGGCCGCGAGAGGCGAAGGCCGGGTGCGGGCGTTGGTGTTCGTGGCGGCTTACGCGCCTGATGAGGGTGAGTCGATCGCCGAGCTGAGCGGTCGAGGTGCGACGACGCCCGGCCGCGACGCAATCCGGTTCGGTTCGGACGGGTGGACCAGTCTCGACCCGGCGCGGTTCCGCGACGCGCTCGCGGCCGACGTCCCGCCGGAGCGGGTGCGTGAGCTGGCGCGGACGCAGAAGGCGACGCACAGCGCGTGCCTGGGAGCACCCGCCGGGCGCGGTGCGTGGCACGACCTTCCCAGCAGCTACGTCCTGTCGGCCGAGGACCGGATCCTCGATCCGGGACTGCAGCGCTGGTTCGCCCAGCGGGCCGGTGCCACCGTCGTCGAGCTGGCGGCGAGTCACCTCTCACCCGTTTCCCGTCCCGAACCCGTCGCTGCGGCGATCAGCGCCGCTGCGCGGGGTTCCGGACTAGGCTGA
- a CDS encoding LLM class flavin-dependent oxidoreductase, translating to MHGVTSLPRPFAGAPRIWHGSATTVTSAELAAKWGDPLFSANAIQPRDNYTVLIEHYRKEHAEHGHDPRFAFVGAGAGIPVPGRHDAGGA from the coding sequence CTGCACGGGGTGACCAGCCTGCCGCGCCCGTTCGCCGGCGCGCCCCGGATCTGGCACGGCTCGGCGACCACCGTGACTTCGGCCGAGCTGGCCGCGAAGTGGGGTGACCCGCTGTTCTCGGCCAACGCGATCCAGCCACGGGACAACTACACCGTCCTGATCGAGCACTACCGGAAGGAGCACGCCGAACACGGTCACGACCCGCGGTTCGCCTTCGTCGGCGCCGGAGCGGGGATTCCTGTACCTGGCCGACACGACGCAGGAGGCGCGTGA
- a CDS encoding GNAT family N-acetyltransferase — protein sequence MPESVWVAQSDPRVRPLLADLAREYSSRYHRVLNDVHFELREYPPERFAPPHGGLLLLLTDGVAVAGGAFQRYDAETAELKRIWTHRAHRGHGLGRRVVAELEAEAVRRYSRLHLTTGPNQPEARGLYLATGYTPHFDVEAVPATRLRFSKALPVVVAAR from the coding sequence ATGCCCGAATCCGTCTGGGTCGCCCAGTCTGATCCGCGGGTGCGGCCCTTGCTCGCCGACCTGGCCCGCGAGTATTCGTCCCGCTACCACCGCGTGCTCAACGACGTCCACTTCGAACTCCGTGAGTACCCGCCCGAGCGGTTCGCTCCGCCGCACGGTGGATTGCTGCTGCTCCTCACGGACGGTGTCGCGGTCGCGGGTGGGGCGTTCCAGCGCTACGACGCAGAAACCGCCGAACTCAAGCGCATCTGGACTCATCGCGCGCACCGCGGCCACGGACTCGGCCGCCGGGTCGTCGCCGAACTGGAGGCCGAAGCCGTCCGCCGCTACTCCCGGCTCCACCTGACCACCGGCCCGAACCAGCCCGAGGCACGCGGGCTCTACCTGGCGACCGGCTACACACCGCACTTCGACGTCGAGGCCGTCCCCGCCACGCGGTTGCGGTTCTCGAAAGCGCTTCCGGTCGTGGTGGCCGCGCGATGA
- a CDS encoding response regulator transcription factor, with protein MDEPTAPRILVIEDAEAIRVAVEAALTTAGFSVRACADGTGLEAEFARARPDLVVLDVMLPGRDGFELLRLIRRHSAAGVVMLTARDGVEDRLRGLGEGADDYVVKPFVLAELVARVTAVLRRTGRTRPTVEIGDLVVDVEGGRVRYGAADVELTTTEWKLLVHLAEHRDRVVSKTQVLTAVWGYGDYAENLVEVNVSTLRRKLEAYGPRVVHTVRGQGYVLRGDP; from the coding sequence GTGGACGAGCCGACCGCCCCGCGCATCCTCGTGATCGAGGACGCCGAAGCGATCCGCGTGGCCGTGGAGGCCGCGCTGACCACCGCCGGGTTCTCGGTACGGGCGTGCGCGGACGGCACCGGGCTCGAGGCCGAATTCGCCCGCGCCCGGCCGGACCTCGTCGTGCTGGACGTCATGCTGCCCGGTCGCGACGGCTTCGAGCTGCTGCGCCTCATCCGGCGGCACTCGGCCGCCGGGGTGGTCATGCTGACCGCCCGCGACGGCGTCGAGGACCGCCTGCGCGGCCTGGGCGAAGGCGCCGACGACTACGTGGTGAAGCCGTTCGTGCTGGCCGAGCTGGTCGCGCGGGTGACAGCCGTGCTGCGCCGGACCGGCCGCACCCGGCCCACCGTCGAGATCGGCGACCTGGTGGTCGACGTCGAGGGCGGGCGGGTCCGCTACGGCGCCGCCGACGTCGAGCTGACCACGACCGAGTGGAAGCTGCTCGTGCACCTCGCCGAGCACCGCGACCGGGTCGTGTCCAAGACGCAGGTCCTCACCGCGGTGTGGGGCTACGGCGACTACGCGGAAAACCTCGTCGAGGTCAACGTGAGCACGTTGCGCCGCAAGCTCGAAGCGTACGGCCCGCGCGTGGTGCACACGGTCCGCGGCCAGGGGTACGTCCTGCGCGGCGACCCGTGA
- a CDS encoding ABC transporter substrate-binding protein, whose product MKLRTLLLASVFALTACGSPEAATAPAAGRPGGVNVTADQNRVRAQKVDAIAALVPADIRNRGTLVVGTTGNGTPPLSFRADDDKTVIGVEPDLAQLVADVLGLKLDLQASSWENLFLSVENRQFDAGFSNITVTEERKDKYDFATYRKDTIAFEVKNEKNISVREPKDIAGLTVGVGAGTNQEQILLRWDQQNKAAGLAPVKFQYYQATSDYYLALQSGRIDAYVGPNPTSAYHVAVDGKTKIVGTVSGGGAIPADIAAMTKKDDGLVKALQQALDTVIKNGQYAAVLKRWNLASEALPASEVNPQGLPRT is encoded by the coding sequence ATGAAGCTGAGAACCCTGTTGCTCGCATCGGTGTTCGCGCTCACCGCGTGCGGCAGCCCCGAAGCGGCGACCGCTCCGGCGGCCGGCCGGCCCGGTGGCGTCAACGTCACCGCCGACCAGAACCGCGTCCGGGCGCAGAAGGTCGACGCGATCGCCGCGCTCGTCCCGGCCGACATCCGGAACCGCGGCACCCTGGTCGTCGGGACCACCGGCAACGGCACTCCGCCGCTGTCCTTCCGTGCCGACGACGACAAGACGGTCATCGGCGTCGAACCCGACCTCGCGCAGCTGGTCGCCGACGTCCTCGGGCTCAAGCTCGACCTGCAGGCGTCGTCGTGGGAGAACCTGTTCCTGTCGGTGGAGAACCGCCAGTTCGACGCCGGGTTCTCGAACATCACGGTGACCGAGGAGCGCAAGGACAAGTACGACTTCGCCACTTACCGCAAGGACACGATCGCGTTCGAGGTCAAGAACGAGAAGAACATCTCGGTACGCGAGCCGAAGGACATCGCCGGACTCACCGTGGGCGTCGGCGCCGGGACGAACCAGGAGCAGATCCTGCTGCGCTGGGACCAGCAGAACAAGGCCGCCGGGCTGGCGCCGGTGAAGTTCCAGTACTACCAGGCGACCTCGGACTACTACCTCGCGCTGCAGTCCGGCCGCATCGACGCCTACGTCGGCCCGAACCCGACCTCGGCCTACCACGTGGCCGTCGACGGGAAGACCAAGATCGTCGGCACGGTTTCCGGTGGCGGGGCGATCCCCGCGGACATCGCGGCGATGACCAAGAAGGACGACGGCCTGGTGAAGGCGCTGCAGCAGGCTCTGGACACGGTCATCAAGAACGGCCAGTACGCGGCGGTCCTCAAGCGCTGGAACCTCGCTTCCGAGGCGTTGCCCGCGTCGGAGGTCAACCCGCAGGGCCTGCCCCGCACGTGA
- a CDS encoding Lrp/AsnC family transcriptional regulator — protein MRGGGFDDLDRALLHALQVDGRAPFRLLGSVLGVSDQTVARRYARLRGAGSLRVVGLSDPAVVGDAQWVVRVRATPEAAGQVADALARRADTSWISVCSGGTEIVAAAYGVTAGPLLLDTLPRTPQVVDVEAHQVLKVFYGGAGKPFTKHGPLDEAQLARLTAELPVVGTASPSVDEVDRRLLDVLRVDGRTSVEELAVAASVSAATARRRLHDLRAGGVLRLDVDADLALFGLPVRTVLWLTVAAAQLDVAGQALAAHREVAYAAATTGEANVFATVSTRDTAALYRYLTSEIGELPGVGPVRSAPVLRHVKAATVHYGPG, from the coding sequence GTGCGTGGTGGCGGCTTCGACGACTTGGACCGCGCTCTGCTGCACGCGTTGCAGGTGGACGGCCGTGCGCCGTTCCGGCTGCTGGGGTCGGTGCTGGGCGTGTCGGACCAGACGGTGGCCCGCCGGTACGCCCGGCTGCGCGGCGCGGGGTCGCTGCGGGTGGTGGGGCTCAGCGATCCCGCTGTGGTGGGCGACGCGCAGTGGGTGGTGCGGGTACGGGCGACACCGGAGGCGGCCGGGCAGGTCGCCGACGCACTGGCGCGGCGTGCGGACACGAGCTGGATCAGCGTGTGCTCGGGTGGGACGGAGATCGTCGCCGCTGCCTACGGCGTCACCGCGGGACCGCTGCTGCTGGACACGCTTCCGCGCACGCCGCAGGTCGTCGACGTCGAAGCGCACCAGGTGCTGAAGGTCTTCTACGGCGGTGCCGGCAAGCCGTTCACCAAACACGGTCCGCTCGACGAAGCCCAGCTCGCCCGGCTGACGGCGGAGCTTCCGGTCGTGGGCACGGCGTCGCCGTCGGTCGACGAGGTCGATCGGCGGTTGCTGGACGTCCTGCGCGTCGATGGCCGGACCTCGGTGGAGGAGCTGGCGGTCGCGGCGTCGGTTTCGGCCGCGACGGCCCGGCGTCGGCTGCACGACTTGCGTGCCGGCGGGGTGCTCCGCCTGGATGTCGACGCCGATCTGGCGTTGTTCGGGCTGCCGGTCCGCACGGTGCTGTGGCTGACCGTCGCCGCGGCGCAGCTCGATGTCGCCGGTCAGGCGCTGGCCGCACACCGCGAGGTCGCCTACGCCGCGGCGACGACCGGTGAAGCGAACGTTTTCGCCACGGTGTCCACCCGCGACACCGCGGCGCTCTACCGGTATCTGACGTCGGAGATCGGGGAACTGCCGGGTGTCGGGCCGGTGCGGTCGGCGCCGGTGCTGCGCCACGTCAAGGCGGCGACCGTCCACTACGGACCCGGCTGA
- a CDS encoding STAS domain-containing protein, giving the protein MTRADTGFSISVTEGDDRVLVRLAGDLDENGSGLVALWLTPYVILTPGRPVVLDLTELTAVHHTGWETLADLVELAAYRRCSLELVADESGDGRPSHLDGFASLIPLPAGRRARG; this is encoded by the coding sequence ATGACGAGGGCTGACACCGGCTTCTCGATCTCGGTGACCGAGGGCGACGACCGGGTGCTGGTGCGCCTCGCCGGCGACCTGGACGAAAACGGCAGCGGCCTGGTCGCCCTGTGGCTTACGCCGTACGTGATCCTGACGCCGGGGCGTCCGGTGGTGCTCGACCTGACGGAGCTGACCGCCGTGCACCACACCGGATGGGAGACCCTCGCCGATCTGGTCGAGCTCGCCGCGTACCGCCGCTGCTCCCTCGAGCTCGTCGCGGACGAGTCAGGCGACGGACGGCCGTCGCACCTCGACGGTTTCGCGTCGCTCATTCCGTTACCGGCTGGTCGGCGTGCGCGTGGGTGA
- a CDS encoding copper resistance CopC/CopD family protein, whose translation MAGRMRVRAAVLAGSVVAAAGFALLSAAPAWAHAEPLGTVPADGSTVDSSPSSIEIRLSEPVETAATKVSLVDGGGRTLPTSPATLLRTAGAGPEEPVTLRIPLPVLAPDAYRLSWTTVSSDDLHTTAGTMVFGVQRAVAPATAGPPADPLPALGEVLAQAAIYLGFGGWIGSMVLLFLRRPQDGPARPVRARLLRTGAIAAVVGFLGGIALMLVRAAAFGPDVVPVAWQLVSGTTAGPPWVIREAVALGMAALSVSALRRGSLPRRPVAAVALGLAVAGAATTALLGHLARSGPLLLVTDILHILATMTWAGTVIVAGVVLVGLRGHREQARAVLRRFGLVATGALAVLVATGLLLAGDRVASLDALLLSTYGRILVVKAALVAVAALTGLATTRSLHGRKQDPARTGPAVRTEMAVLAGVLVVTAGLVSTHQATGPQWHPPDAVATQTSLAADDLVGTVDVRPNLPGRNFVTVNLFDTRRPAPAPIQAVDVLLRGPGGAAVTRTASPAGPGSYLLATDDLADSGPWTITVIAHRPDLAPASASLQWTVPPATAFTRPTVFSDAPLTAYTQWAAALALLAGVAAARLLPGRRPRRIRDTEQASVS comes from the coding sequence GTGGCCGGACGGATGCGGGTGCGGGCGGCGGTGCTCGCCGGGTCGGTGGTCGCGGCGGCGGGGTTCGCCCTCTTGTCGGCGGCACCGGCCTGGGCGCACGCCGAGCCGCTCGGCACGGTGCCCGCCGACGGCTCCACTGTGGACAGTTCGCCGTCGTCGATCGAGATCCGGTTGAGCGAGCCGGTGGAGACCGCGGCGACGAAGGTGTCCCTCGTGGACGGTGGCGGGCGCACGCTGCCCACCTCACCCGCCACTCTGCTGCGTACCGCCGGGGCCGGCCCGGAGGAACCGGTCACCCTGCGGATCCCGCTGCCGGTGCTGGCCCCGGACGCCTACCGGCTGTCCTGGACGACGGTGTCGAGCGACGACCTCCACACGACCGCCGGGACCATGGTCTTCGGCGTGCAGCGCGCGGTGGCACCGGCCACGGCAGGGCCGCCCGCCGACCCGCTCCCGGCCCTCGGTGAGGTGCTCGCCCAGGCGGCGATCTACCTCGGGTTCGGCGGCTGGATCGGCTCGATGGTCCTGCTGTTCTTGCGCAGGCCGCAGGATGGCCCTGCTCGTCCCGTGCGGGCGCGGTTGCTGCGGACCGGAGCGATCGCGGCCGTCGTCGGGTTCCTCGGTGGCATCGCCCTGATGCTGGTGCGGGCGGCCGCGTTCGGGCCCGACGTCGTGCCGGTGGCGTGGCAGCTGGTCAGCGGAACCACCGCCGGACCGCCATGGGTGATCCGCGAAGCCGTCGCGCTGGGCATGGCGGCCCTGTCGGTCAGCGCATTGCGCCGCGGCTCGCTGCCGAGACGGCCGGTGGCCGCCGTGGCGCTGGGGCTCGCCGTGGCCGGCGCGGCCACCACAGCACTGCTCGGGCACCTCGCCCGGTCGGGACCGCTGCTGCTGGTCACCGACATCCTGCACATCCTCGCGACCATGACGTGGGCCGGAACCGTGATCGTCGCCGGCGTCGTCCTGGTCGGCCTGCGGGGGCACCGCGAGCAAGCCAGAGCGGTTCTCCGCCGCTTCGGCCTCGTCGCGACCGGCGCGCTGGCCGTGCTGGTGGCGACCGGCTTGCTGCTGGCCGGCGACCGGGTGGCTTCGCTGGACGCCCTCCTGCTGTCCACCTACGGCAGGATCCTGGTGGTCAAGGCGGCCCTCGTCGCGGTTGCCGCGCTGACCGGTCTCGCGACCACCCGGAGCCTGCACGGGCGCAAGCAGGATCCCGCGCGGACCGGCCCCGCCGTGCGGACCGAGATGGCGGTGCTCGCCGGAGTGCTCGTCGTGACCGCGGGACTGGTGTCGACCCACCAGGCGACCGGGCCCCAGTGGCATCCCCCGGACGCCGTGGCCACGCAGACCTCACTGGCGGCCGACGACCTCGTCGGCACGGTCGACGTGCGGCCCAACCTGCCCGGGCGCAACTTCGTCACGGTGAACCTGTTCGACACCCGCCGTCCGGCACCCGCGCCGATCCAGGCCGTCGACGTGCTCCTGCGCGGACCGGGCGGCGCGGCGGTGACCCGCACGGCAAGCCCGGCCGGTCCCGGCTCCTACCTCCTGGCCACCGACGACCTGGCCGACAGCGGGCCCTGGACGATCACCGTCATCGCCCACCGGCCCGACCTGGCACCGGCTTCGGCCAGTCTGCAGTGGACGGTGCCACCGGCGACGGCTTTCACGCGGCCGACCGTCTTTTCCGATGCGCCGTTGACCGCCTACACCCAGTGGGCGGCCGCGCTGGCGCTGCTGGCCGGCGTCGCGGCGGCGCGGCTGCTGCCGGGCCGGCGACCGCGCCGCATCCGCGACACCGAACAGGCATCGGTGTCATGA